A portion of the Carya illinoinensis cultivar Pawnee chromosome 11, C.illinoinensisPawnee_v1, whole genome shotgun sequence genome contains these proteins:
- the LOC122281233 gene encoding bZIP transcription factor 16-like isoform X1: MGSSDTDKQAKEKEPKTPPATNSTTTQDQSSAPGTGAVNPDWSGFQAYSPIPPHGFLASSPQAPPYMWGVQHIMPPYGTPPHPYVAMYPHGGIYAHPSIPPGPYPFSPFAMPPPNGMLEASGNTTGNMEADGKPSEVKEKLPIKRSKGSLGSLNMITGKNNEHAKPSGASANGVHSKSAESASEGSSEGSDANSQSDSQLKSGGGQDSFEAEASQNGNSVHGPQNGRPNTPHTIMNQAMPMVPMSGASAGAGAAPLAVAGPTTNLNIGMDYWGAPTSSAIPAMQGKVPSTPIAGGIVTGSRDNVQPQIWLQDERELKRQRRKQSNRESARRSRLRKQAECDELAQRAELLTEENANLRSEVSRIRSDYEQLLTENALLKERLGKVPGHEDPRSGRKDQHLSSDTQQTRQTEVVQGSH; this comes from the exons ATGGGTAGTAGCGACACGGATAAACAGGCAAAAGAGAAGGAGCCGAAGACGCCTCCTGCTACAAATTCTACTACTACGCAG gaCCAGTCTTCGGCTCCTGGCACTGGTGCGGTTAATCCTGACTGGTCGGGATTTCAG GCATATTCTCCTATACCTCCACATGGGTTCTTGGCTTCAAGTCCCCAAGCCCCTCCCTATATGTGGGGCGTCCAG CATATAATGCCGCCCTATGGTACCCCTCCACATCCATATGTTGCAATGTATCCCCATGGTGGCATATATGCTCACCCATCTATTCCTCCG GGACCTTATCCTTTTAGTCCTTTTGCTATGCCTCCTCCAAACGGCATGCTTGAGGCTTCT GGAAATACAACTGGCAACATGGAAGCAGATGGTAAACCATCTGAGGTGAAGGAAAAGTTGCCCATCAAAAGATCAAAAGGAAGTTTAGGCAGTTTGAATATGATAACAGGGAAGAATAATGAGCATGCTAAACCCTCAGGTGCATCTGCTAATGGGGTTCATTCTAAAAG TGCTGAAAGTGCAAGTGAAGGTTCGAGTGAAGGAAGTGATGCAAATTCTCAAAGT GACTCACAACTGAAGTCAGGGGGTGGTCAAGATtcttttgaag CTGAAGCATCTCAGAATGGCAATTCCGTGCACGGTCCTCAAAATGGACGACCAAATACACCTCATACAATTATGAATCAAGCAATGCCTATGGTGCCGATGTCAGGTGCAAGTGCAGGTGCTGGTGCTGCTCCCTTAGCTGTTGCTGGTCCCACGACAAATCTAAATATCGGAATGGATTATTGGGGTGCTCCAACTTCATCAGCCATACCTGCAATGCAGGGGAAGGTTCCTTCTACTCCTATTGCAGGAGGAATTGTTACTGGATCACGGGACAATGTTCAGCCACAGATTTGGCTACAG GATGAAAGAGAGCTTAAGAGACAAAGAAGGAAGCAATCAAACAGGGAATCTGCTCGTCGATCCAGATTGCGTAAGCAG GCAGAATGCGATGAGCTGGCCCAGCGTGCTGAATTGTTGACAGAAGAAAATGCCAATCTCAGATCAGAAGTGAGCCGGATCAGGAGTGATTACGAGCAGCTTCTTACAGAGAATGCCTTGCTTAAG GAGAGACTTGGGAAGGTTCCTGGGCATGAAGATCCAAGGTCTGGCAGGAAGGACCAACACTTGAGTAGTGACACTCAACAGACTAGGCAAACAGAAGTTGTGCAGGGTAGCCACTAG
- the LOC122281233 gene encoding bZIP transcription factor 16-like isoform X2: MGSSDTDKQAKEKEPKTPPATNSTTTQDQSSAPGTGAVNPDWSGFQAYSPIPPHGFLASSPQAPPYMWGVQHIMPPYGTPPHPYVAMYPHGGIYAHPSIPPGPYPFSPFAMPPPNGMLEASGNTTGNMEADGKPSEVKEKLPIKRSKGSLGSLNMITGKNNEHAKPSGASANGVHSKSAESASEGSSEGSDANSQSDSQLKSGGGQDSFEAEASQNGNSVHGPQNGRPNTPHTIMNQAMPMVPMSGASAGAGAAPLAVAGPTTNLNIGMDYWGAPTSSAIPAMQGKVPSTPIAGGIVTGSRDNVQPQIWLQVAHHTPHVGNPVYWLRHGSSPLALPELPSY, translated from the exons ATGGGTAGTAGCGACACGGATAAACAGGCAAAAGAGAAGGAGCCGAAGACGCCTCCTGCTACAAATTCTACTACTACGCAG gaCCAGTCTTCGGCTCCTGGCACTGGTGCGGTTAATCCTGACTGGTCGGGATTTCAG GCATATTCTCCTATACCTCCACATGGGTTCTTGGCTTCAAGTCCCCAAGCCCCTCCCTATATGTGGGGCGTCCAG CATATAATGCCGCCCTATGGTACCCCTCCACATCCATATGTTGCAATGTATCCCCATGGTGGCATATATGCTCACCCATCTATTCCTCCG GGACCTTATCCTTTTAGTCCTTTTGCTATGCCTCCTCCAAACGGCATGCTTGAGGCTTCT GGAAATACAACTGGCAACATGGAAGCAGATGGTAAACCATCTGAGGTGAAGGAAAAGTTGCCCATCAAAAGATCAAAAGGAAGTTTAGGCAGTTTGAATATGATAACAGGGAAGAATAATGAGCATGCTAAACCCTCAGGTGCATCTGCTAATGGGGTTCATTCTAAAAG TGCTGAAAGTGCAAGTGAAGGTTCGAGTGAAGGAAGTGATGCAAATTCTCAAAGT GACTCACAACTGAAGTCAGGGGGTGGTCAAGATtcttttgaag CTGAAGCATCTCAGAATGGCAATTCCGTGCACGGTCCTCAAAATGGACGACCAAATACACCTCATACAATTATGAATCAAGCAATGCCTATGGTGCCGATGTCAGGTGCAAGTGCAGGTGCTGGTGCTGCTCCCTTAGCTGTTGCTGGTCCCACGACAAATCTAAATATCGGAATGGATTATTGGGGTGCTCCAACTTCATCAGCCATACCTGCAATGCAGGGGAAGGTTCCTTCTACTCCTATTGCAGGAGGAATTGTTACTGGATCACGGGACAATGTTCAGCCACAGATTTGGCTACAG GTCGCACACCACACTCCTCACGTAGGGAACCCGGTTTATTGGCTACGTCACGGTTCTTCTCCCCTCGCTCTCCCCGAGCTTCCCTCGTACTGA
- the LOC122281233 gene encoding bZIP transcription factor 16-like isoform X3, translated as MGSSDTDKQAKEKEPKTPPATNSTTTQDQSSAPGTGAVNPDWSGFQAYSPIPPHGFLASSPQAPPYMWGVQHIMPPYGTPPHPYVAMYPHGGIYAHPSIPPGPYPFSPFAMPPPNGMLEASGNTTGNMEADGKPSEVKEKLPIKRSKGSLGSLNMITGKNNEHAKPSGASANGVHSKSAESASEGSSEGSDANSQSDSQLKSGGGQDSFEAEASQNGNSVHGPQNGRPNTPHTIMNQAMPMVPMSGASAGAGAAPLAVAGPTTNLNIGMDYWGAPTSSAIPAMQGKVPSTPIAGGIVTGSRDNVQPQIWLQNWHQVKDLKYSTQPPVCRSHTTLLT; from the exons ATGGGTAGTAGCGACACGGATAAACAGGCAAAAGAGAAGGAGCCGAAGACGCCTCCTGCTACAAATTCTACTACTACGCAG gaCCAGTCTTCGGCTCCTGGCACTGGTGCGGTTAATCCTGACTGGTCGGGATTTCAG GCATATTCTCCTATACCTCCACATGGGTTCTTGGCTTCAAGTCCCCAAGCCCCTCCCTATATGTGGGGCGTCCAG CATATAATGCCGCCCTATGGTACCCCTCCACATCCATATGTTGCAATGTATCCCCATGGTGGCATATATGCTCACCCATCTATTCCTCCG GGACCTTATCCTTTTAGTCCTTTTGCTATGCCTCCTCCAAACGGCATGCTTGAGGCTTCT GGAAATACAACTGGCAACATGGAAGCAGATGGTAAACCATCTGAGGTGAAGGAAAAGTTGCCCATCAAAAGATCAAAAGGAAGTTTAGGCAGTTTGAATATGATAACAGGGAAGAATAATGAGCATGCTAAACCCTCAGGTGCATCTGCTAATGGGGTTCATTCTAAAAG TGCTGAAAGTGCAAGTGAAGGTTCGAGTGAAGGAAGTGATGCAAATTCTCAAAGT GACTCACAACTGAAGTCAGGGGGTGGTCAAGATtcttttgaag CTGAAGCATCTCAGAATGGCAATTCCGTGCACGGTCCTCAAAATGGACGACCAAATACACCTCATACAATTATGAATCAAGCAATGCCTATGGTGCCGATGTCAGGTGCAAGTGCAGGTGCTGGTGCTGCTCCCTTAGCTGTTGCTGGTCCCACGACAAATCTAAATATCGGAATGGATTATTGGGGTGCTCCAACTTCATCAGCCATACCTGCAATGCAGGGGAAGGTTCCTTCTACTCCTATTGCAGGAGGAATTGTTACTGGATCACGGGACAATGTTCAGCCACAGATTTGGCTACAG AACTGGCACCAGGTGAAAGATTTGAAATATTCTACTCAACCTCCGGTCTGCAGGTCGCACACCACACTCCTCACGTAG
- the LOC122281903 gene encoding uncharacterized protein LOC122281903, protein MAAETEQKQDKEQEALRLKALAETKYNNSKLKSALKYAKRAQRLAPNLDGLSEMVTSFKILRVAAARSPDTPTPNWYKILQVEPFAHINTLKKQYKKLALVLHPDKNPYAGSEEAFKLVSEAFRFLSDRIRRKEYDMKLRIRIQEENVVGLAAADTFWTACSMCRLLHKFERRYLGHNLVCPNCKKSFEAVEVETDDGNKSGGEDAGVRVRSERLRKRNVGVVDRFGDLDSKRKMGSGVMGSGMRAGELEREEDGVDRDGIWSCGRLRSWGLKRRMRTVGEVLERSMPKRAKTGEETMTLAEMQQEARRKVQQDRMKEKEKDERERRKEKEKERRRDLKKSRDLMIDKGGSSKKSGDSDIERRRKKSVGLEIERRRSSRDGDLEIMSVEDSDFYDFDKDRVERSFKKGQVWAIYDDDDGMPRHYGLIDEIVSVNPFEVKMSWLDLQSNGDEGLMCLEKMGFHISCGKFKVAWKNSINSLNVFSHIVDCEQEAREVYRIYPRKGSVWALYNEAAVDSEGRNISVKDKRCYDIVLFMTSYSEMYGLSMAYLEKVDGFKTIFKRREIGFHAIRLLEKHDLRLFSHQIPARKLSSDEAPEILKDCWELDPASLPPDLLGIGWER, encoded by the coding sequence ATGGCAGCTGAAACAGAGCAAAAGCAGGACAAAGAGCAAGAAGCTCTGCGCCTCAAAGCGCTAGCAGAGACCAAATACAACAACTCCAAACTCAAGTCCGCCCTCAAGTACGCCAAGCGAGCCCAGCGACTCGCCCCCAACCTCGACGGCCTCTCAGAAATGGTCACCTCCTTCAAGATCCTCCGCGTCGCTGCTGCCAGATCCCCTGACACCCCCACGCCCAACTGGTACAAGATACTCCAGGTAGAACCCTTTGCTCACATCAACACCCTCAAGAAACAGTATAAGAAACTCGCCCTAGTCCTTCACCCCGACAAAAACCCTTATGCCGGGTCTGAAGAAGCCTTTAAGCTCGTCAGCGAGGCCTTTCGGTTTTTGTCGGATAGGATTCGTAGGAAAGAGTATGACATGAAGCTCAGGATTAGGATTCAGGAGGAGAACGTTGTGGGTTTGGCGGCTGCGGACACGTTCTGGACGGCATGTTCGATGTGCCGTTTGTTGCACAAGTTTGAGAGGAGGTATTTGGGGCATAATTTGGTGTGTCCCAATTGTAAGAAGAGCTTTGAGGCTGTGGAGGTTGAGACCGATGATGGTAATAAGTCTGGTGGGGAAGATGCCGGGGTTAGGGTTAGGAGTGAGAGACTGAGGAAGAGAAATGTTGGTGTGGTTGATAGATTTGGGGATTTGGATTCGAAGCGGAAAATGGGTAGTGGTGTAATGGGCAGTGGAATGAGAGCTGGGGAATTGGAGAGGGAAGAAGATGGTGTTGATCGTGATGGTATATGGAGCTGTGGAAGGTTGAGGAGTTGGGGCTTGAAGAGGAGGATGAGAACTGTAGGGGAGGTGTTAGAGAGGTCAATGCCGAAGAGGGCAAAAACTGGGGAAGAGACGATGACATTGGCAGAAATGCAGCAGGAAGCAAGGCGGAAGGTGCAGCAAgatagaatgaaggaaaaggagaaggatgaaagagagaggaggaaggagaaggagaaggagaggcGAAGGGATTTGAAGAAGAGTAGGGATTTAATGATTGACAAAGGGGGAAGTTCAAAGAAGAGCGGAGATTCAGATATTGAGAGGCGTAGGAAGAAGAGCGTGGGTTTGGAAATTGAAAGACGCAGGAGTTCTAGAGATGGGGATTTGGAGATTATGTCGGTGGAGGATTctgatttttatgattttgacAAGGATAGAGTGGAGAGGAGTTTTAAGAAAGGACAAGTATGGGCCATCTATGATGACGATGATGGAATGCCAAGGCATTATGGTTTGATTGATGAAATTGTTTCAGTGAATCCTTTTGAGGTGAAGATGAGTTGGTTGGATCTTCAAAGTAATGGGGATGAGGGGCTGATGTGTCTGGAGAAAATGGGATTTCATATTTCCTGTGGGAAATTCAAGGTTGCTTGGAAGAATTCCATTAACTCGCTGAACGTATTTTCTCATATTGTGGATTGTGAACAAGAAGCAAGAGAGGTCTATAGAATTTATCCAAGGAAGGGTTCGGTGTGGGCTCTATATAATGAGGCAGCTGTGGATTCTGAAGGAAGAAATATCTCTGTTAAAGATAAGCGGTGCTATGACATAGTTTTGTTTATGACAAGTTATAGTGAGATGTATGGTTTGAGCATGGCATATCTTGAGAAGGTTGATGGGTTCAAGACAATATTTAAGAGAAGGGAGATTGGGTTTCATGCTATTAGATTGCTTGAAAAACATGATCTCCGGTTGTTTTCACACCAGATTCCTGCCAGGAAACTTTCTAGTGATGAGGCTCCAGAGATTTTGAAAGACTGTTGGGAGCTTGATCCTGCTTCTCTTCCCCCAGATTTGCTTGGCATTGGCTGGGAGAGATAA